The following coding sequences lie in one Haematobia irritans isolate KBUSLIRL chromosome 3, ASM5000362v1, whole genome shotgun sequence genomic window:
- the LOC142231025 gene encoding uncharacterized protein LOC142231025, translating into MVEVSAEASVESQLKDIVEGLQELTRAVVASRGDIAVLKNQLHQVEVRIDQNNIQNANENVIANREEESAAAPQGNINPQLIQNERVSGQDLPNPEFLVNADSVCKLYDLPLFSGNADEWPLFIANFKDTTDAFKYSFRQNLMRLQKCLCGPAREAVSSMLIYPNDVPKVIEELEFRFGRPDILVRSQLNKVKLFPNITKRKMEQVITFSSMVRNVVAFLTSAGCQQHLMSPTLLEEMISKLPIEQQFEWTKVAANITPFPNVGDFSTWLADLAKVISMMPNNSNPITQQTNQMMVLDKSKNPKSRCDICSGEHAVAKCKRFAEEMSLSSRWKNAKQLKLCFCCLYKGHSSNKCRFKKVCGINNCKLYHNKTLHDETDLPEANASNQLLNCRHQQLQASKLFKILPVKLSGPSGSLTVYAMFDEGSSLSLIEENTARLLGLKGKSSNLTLQWYGEKVVKEKSFLVNCEIEGVGSGTAKYSLRNLHTVKSLNLPQQSFFKSHHPELSTLPINDYMNVTPMLLLGLDNAILGVPSTVQQAGCLIAMQCKLGWLTYGTIGNDSDQPIVLHIREDDLSNIVQEFLATENFGVNPSLPPLLSVEEQIAKDILEKTTKRIGNRFETGLLWKSFPPKMPPSYEMAYKRLEATERKMSHDVHYAERYKNEIRKYIEKGYAQELSSEEVSNKNSPVWYLPHFGVVNPQKPEKLRVVFDAAAKSSGASLNSFLLKGPEQVKPLLEILLKFREGNIAVAADIREMFSQVKIRKEDQHSQRFLWRNGDTKQPIKHYAMTSMTFGAICSPCSAEYVKNINAEEYAHEYPEACAAILEKHYVDDFVASFQTEDEAIKISQQVVKIHSMAGFELRGFISNSQNLEEIMNGQSSPSMEEVNMEKQILTSKILGMYWNKSRDVFEFKTKFHSLPQEVLVGERPPTKRELLKITMSVFDPYGLIADFLLYSKTLVQETWKFKIDWDDPIPNHIYNKWDMWWKEFKNIECFHIKRCLSPTLSTMKVQLHVFVDASQEAYAAVCYFKIGNDISFVMGKIRCAPLKHMSIPRLELQAAVLGARLSKAVVDGHECEITSVTFWSDSQTVLQWINSSNRRFKSFVSHRIAEILNLSQPNQWRYVPTNQNPADSGTRTVYPPKFTNESLWIKGPEFLRENESYWPPNNIVLCNPSLEEEIKPNYLISTNQKDSLVNYQKFSSYIKLKRTVAWILRFAKLAPKKTTYLIATEIDQADREICKWVQLEHFSDEINCLRHGKPISKRSSIYKLVPYLDVDGLLRVKGRLDEALYLPYGARRPIILPHSHWVSQLIMTHYHIKNHHQNMCLTINELRQRYWIPRIKTLYNRVRRNCSVCRMDAAKPTIPQMGQLPPDRITPYVRPFTYTGVDLCGPFNVSIGRRREKRWAVVFTCLTVRAAHIELAHDLSTDALILCLRNFINRRGIPIRLRSDNGTNFIGAQKLLKRHERLIDIDRINDEVANKNIEWIFNCPENPSSGGAWERLIRIIKRILSKTLQNDAPRLETLNSLLIEAENIINSRPLTEIQLSSEDDEPLTPNHFLLGCLNSTQTPTSSEENLCLRKQWRIAQNLKDRFWRQWVTEFLPQLLQISKWRDKSKPVKIDDFVIIVDATMPRSQWLKGRIIKVFPAKDGQVRSAEVKTSCGIKRRPVSKLAVFATNDGESA; encoded by the coding sequence ATGGTGGAAGTCTCTGCGGAAGCCTCTGTGGAAAGCCAACTGAAAGACATTGTGGAGGGCCTTCAAGAATTGACAAGAGCAGTTGTGGCAAGTCGTGGCGACATTGCAGTATTGAAAAACCAACTCCATCAAGTCGAGGTCAGAATTGACCAGAACAATATCCAAAATGCAAACGAAAACGTTATTGCCAACAGAGAAGAGGAATCCGCAGCTGCACCCCAAGGTAATATAAATCCTCAATTGATACAAAATGAGAGAGTATCCGGACAGGATTTGCCAAATCCTGAGTTTTTAGTGAATGCAGATTCGGTTTGTAAGCTGTATGATTTGCCGCTATTCTCAGGCAATGCCGACGAATGGCCACTGTTTATAGCCAATTTTAAGGACACAACGGACGCATTTAAATAcagttttcggcaaaatttgatGCGTCTCCAAAAATGCCTTTGTGGTCCAGCGAGAGAAGCAGTCTCTTCCATGCTTATATATCCCAACGACGTACCAAAGGTAATTGAGGAATTGGAATTCCGGTTCGGTCGACCGGATATATTGGTACGTTCGCAATTAAACAAAGTTAAACTATTTCCAAACATCACGAAAAGGAAGATGGAACAAGTTATTACATTTTCCTCGATGGTTCGTAATGTGGTCGCATTTCTTACGTCTGCTGGATGTCAACAGCATCTTATGAGCCCAACTTTATTAGAGGAAATGATTTCCAAGCTTCCTATAGAGCAACAGTTTGAATGGACAAAGGTAGCTGCAAATATTACACCTTTTCCAAATGTCGGCGACTTTTCTACATGGCTTGCAGATTTGGCAAAAGTAATAAGTATGATGCCGAATAATTCTAACCCGATTACACAACAAACAAACCAAATGATGGTGCTTGACAAATCGAAGAATCCGAAGTCTAGGTGTGACATTTGCAGTGGTGAGCATGCAGTCGCAAAATGCAAGCGATTTGCCGAAGAAATGTCGTTATCTTCACGGTGGAAAAATGCTAAACAGCTGAAACTATGCTTTTGCTGCCTGTACAAAGGTCATAGCTCCAATAAATGTCGGTTTAAGAAAGTTTGCGGTATAAATAATTGCAAATTATACCATAATAAGACGCTTCACGACGAAACCGATCTTCCCGAAGCAAATGCATCAAATCAGTTGCTAAATTGCAGACACCAACAGTTGCAGGCgagtaaactttttaaaattttacccgtAAAATTGTCTGGCCCTTCTGGTTCTCTTACAGTGTATGCTATGTTCGATGAAGGATCGTCACTTTCCTTAATTGAAGAAAATACCGCTCGTCTCTTGGGACTAAAAGGAAAATCATCCAATCTGACTCTACAATGGTACGGGGAGAAGGTTGTCAAAGAAAAGTCTTTTCTTGTAAATTGTGAAATTGAAGGTGTGGGTAGTGGTACAGCCAAGTACTCATTGCGGAACTTACACACAGTGAAGTCATTAAATTTACCACAGcaatcctttttcaaatcacATCACCCTGAATTGTCAACCTTACCGATTAACGATTACATGAACGTAACCCCAATGCTGCTGCTTGGTTTGGACAACGCCATACTTGGAGTGCCGTCCACAGTCCAGCAGGCGGGATGTTTGATTGCAATGCAATGTAAACTTGGATGGCTTACCTACGGAACGATAGGTAATGATTCTGACCAGCCTATTGTTTTGCATATAAGAGAAGATGATCTTAGTAACATTGTTCAAGAATTTCTTGCAACGGAGAACTTTGGTGTAAACCCGAGTTTACCCCCACTTTTGTCAGTTGAGGAACAAATCGCTAAAGATATATTGGAGAAAACTACGAAGAGGATAGGAAATCGGTTTGAAACTGGGCTCTTATGGAAAAGTTTTCCACCGAAAATGCCACCTAGTTATGAAATGGCATATAAACGGCTAGAGGCAACTGAAAGAAAGATGTCCCACGATGTACATTATGCAGAAAGATATAAAAATGAGATTCGAAAATATATCGAAAAAGGATACGCCCAAGAACTTAGCAGCGAGGAAGTTTCTAACAAAAATTCTCCTGTATGGTACCTCCcacattttggggtggtcaatccccaaaaacctgaaaaattacGTGTTGTTTTTGATGCTGCAGCTAAATCTTCTGGAGCGTCATTGaattcatttctattaaaaggaCCAGAGCAGGTGAAGCCCTTACTtgaaattctgttgaaatttcgtGAAGGAAATATTGCCGTTGCCGCAGATATTCGTGAAATGTTTAGTCAAGTTAAAATCCGCAAAGAAGACCAACATTCGCAAAGGTTTCTATGGAGAAATGGCGATACCAAACAGCCCATAAAACATTACGCAATGACTTCCATGACCTTTGGTGCTATATGCTCCCCATGTAGTGCAGAATACGTAAAGAATATTAATGCAGAAGAATATGCGCATGAATATCCAGAAGCATGTGCAGCTATTTTAGAGAAACATTACGTGGACGATTTTGTGGCCAGTTTTCAAACTGAAGACGAAGCTATCAAGATTTCTCAACAAGTCGTTAAAATACACTCAATGGCGGGGTTTGAACTAAGAGGTTTTATATCAAATAGCCAAAACCTGGAAGAGATTATGAACGGTCAATCCTCACCTAGTATGGAAGAAGTCAATAtggaaaaacaaatattgacaagcaaaattttgggaatGTATTGGAACAAATCAAGAGACGTCTTCGAGTTCAAAACAAAGTTCCACTCACTTCCCCAAGAAGTTCTCGTTGGGGAACGACCTCCAACAAAGCGTGAACTTTTGAAAATCACGATGTCTGTATTCGATCCTTATGGTCTGATAGCAGACTTTTTATTGTATTCGAAAACTCTTGTTCAAgagacatggaaatttaaaatcgATTGGGATGACCCGATTCCAAATCATATCTATAACAAATGGGATATGTGGTGGAAAGAATTTAAGAACATAGAATGTTTCCATATAAAACGCTGTTTGTCACCAACGTTATCCACCATGAAAGTACAGCTACATGTTTTTGTTGATGCAAGCCAGGAGGCATATGCAGCTGTCTGTTACTTTAAAATTGGAAATGACATTTCTTTCGTTATGGGAAAAATTAGATGTGCTCCTCTGAAACATATGAGTATTCCGCGTCTTGAACTGCAGGCTGCTGTACTAGGAGCACGCTTAAGTAAAGCTGTTGTTGATGGACATGAATGTGAGATAACATCCGTAACTTTTTGGTCTGATTCCCAAACGGTTCTCCAATGGATAAATTCGTCCAATAGGCGATTCAAATCCTTTGTTAGCCATCGCAttgcagaaattttgaatctttCCCAACCAAATCAGTGGAGGTATGTACCAACCAACCAAAATCCAGCAGATTCTGGTACAAGAACTGTTTATCCACCGAAGTTCACGAATGAAAGTCTGTGGATAAAAGGTCCGGAATTTTTGAGAGAGAACGAAAGTTACTGGCCGCCTAATAATATCGTGCTATGCAACCCTTCTTTAGAAGAAGAAATTAAGCCAAACTATCTTATATCCACGAATCAAAAGGATTCATTggtaaattatcaaaaattttcttcctacatCAAATTAAAAAGGACTGTAGCATGGATACTACGATTTGCCAAACTAGCGCCGAAGAAAACCACGTATTTAATCGCCACGGAAATTGATCAAGCAGATAGAGAAATTTGTAAATGGGTTCAACTGGAACATTTTTCAGATGAGATCAATTGCTTAAGACATGGTAAGCCAATTTCCAAAAGAAGCTCCATATACAAGCTAGTTCCTTACCTGGATGTGGATGGTTTACTACGCGTTAAAGGACGTCTTGATGAAGCACTTTATTTGCCATATGGTGCACGCAGACCCATAATACTGCCTCACAGCCATTGGGTCTCACAATTAATAATGACACATTATCATATCAAAAACCATCACCAGAATATGTGTCTCACAATAAATGAATTACGTCAGAGGTACTGGATTCCACGAATCAAGACCTTATATAATAGAGTCAGAAGAAACTGCTCTGTCTGCAGGATGGATGCAGCGAAACCAACAATTCCTCAAATGGGCCAGCTGCCACCAGATCGAATAACACCATATGTTAGACCATTTACGTATACAGgagttgacctctgtggtccgtTCAATGTCTCAATTGGTCGTAGAAGGGAGAAAAGGTGGGCAGTAGTCTTTACGTGCTTAACGGTCAGAGCTGCCCACATTGAACTGGCACACGATTTGTCAACCGATGCCTTAATTTTGTGTCTAAGGAATTTCATTAATAGACGAGGAATTCCCATAAGACTAAGAAGTGACAACGGGACGAACTTCATTGGTGCCCAAAAACTTTTGAAGCGACATGAACGGCTTATTGATATTGACAGAATCAACGACGAAGTTGCTAACAAGAATATCGAATGGATTTTTAATTGCCCTGAAAATCCAAGCTCTGGAGGTGCTTGGGAACGTCTTATAAGAATAATAAAGAGGATTTTGTCTAAAACGCTTCAAAATGATGCTCCCAGATTGGAGACGCTTAATAGTTTATTAATTGAAGCAGAAAACATAATCAATTCCCGACCTCTTACAGAAATTCAACTATCTTCTGAGGATGATGAACCGCTTACACCTAatcattttttgctggggtgtttAAACTCGACCCAAACTCCAACCAGTTCTGAAGAAAATCTATGTCTTCGCAAAcagtggagaatagcccaaaattTAAAGGATCGTTTTTGGAGACAATGGGTGACCGAATTCCTGCCCCAACTTCTTCAAATATCAAAATGGAGAGATAAATCAAAACCCGTGAAAATAGATGATTTTGTAATCATAGTGGATGCAACAATGCCAAGAAGTCAATGGTTAAAGGGACGAATTATAAAAGTATTTCCAGCCAAAGATGGACAAGTACGTTCCGCCGAAGTAAAGACGTCGTGTGGAATTAAACGACGTCCTGTTTCAAAATTAGCTGTATTTGCTACGAATGATGGTGAATCAGCCTGA